The genomic interval TTAGAAAAACGGACTAACCAATGCGACGGAAATCTTTTACACCTTGGTACTGGGTTTGACGGGCTTGACGACGGGTAAACTCGCTGACCGTGGGGTTGCCGGTGGGTAGGATGACGCCGCTGGCCTGCATCCAGAGGGTTTCTGGAGCCGCTTCAACGCTGTAGTGGTTATTAACGGTTTTGCGGACATGGTACCAGCGGGTTTCCTGGCAATGGTCGCACCAAAATGCCTCTAACCACTCGCCTGTCAGGGGCACCGTGCCGTAGCCAGCGATGACGGTGAGCGATCGCAGGCGACTCAGGCCTCGCTGCTGCAAATGCTCAGCTTGGGTGGTGTAAAGCGGGTATTTTTGGCTGACGCTGTCGAGGTAAGTGCCGTGGTCGGGACAGTGGATGGCGCGCCGTTTAGAGCGGTTGCGGTTGCGAGGGGGTGAGGCCATAGCGAAGGGGAGTAGTTAAGGGTCAAGTGCCCCCAGCGGGTAGGGCTAGAGCGGATATCTCGGACACACTTATCCTGCCTACGGTCTTAGTGGGGCTAAGACTACGGGGGAGAGACTGAGATCTTTAGACCGTCGAAGCCCGCTCCCTGTGAAAAAGGGTACCGGAATTATTCGATTGGGTGAGACCTGGGCCAGAACATTTAAGATTTCGCCTAGATGTCAACTGCTTGCAGGCCGATCGCTACAGACGAGAGGTAGCCGCCTTGGGAGATGGGACCACTGAGGTATGGGTTGGGCCATAGAGGCAGGTTTCCACCACTTCAAGGTACTGAAGCGCGCTCTGTTCGGGGGTAAACTTTTGCTGCATGTAGCTGCGACCGCGATCGCCCATCTGCTGCCCCAGGGAGGGGTTGGCTATCAGCGCCTGGATGAAGTCGGCCAACCCCTGACTGTCGCCATTGCTGAAGGCACGACCAAAGCCACCTTCGGACAGCAGCGATCGCAGGTAGGAGTGATCTTCGCAAATAGCGGCTACTGGTCGGCCAGCCGCCAGGCTGCTGTAGAGCTTGCTGGGAGCCACCAACCCCTCTACCCCCGGCACCAGGCTGACCAGGCTCAGATCGCAAGCGGTAAGCGAGTAGGGTAAATCGGCCTTAGATTGGTAGGGCAAAAACAGACAGTTGGTCAATCCGGTTGCCTGGGCCCAGTCTGCACAGGGTTGCCGCTTGGCACCACCGCCGACAAACACAAACATCACCGGCGCATGGCGCAGAGTCTGGGCTGTGGCCATCACGGTATCCAGGTCGTGACAACGACCCATATTGCCCGAGTAGAGCACCGTGAAAACCTGACTCAGGCCGTGCTGGTGGGCGAACCAGTTATCGGCCTTGGGGCGAGGAAAAATCAGTCTGGGATCGGCCCAGTTGTGAATGACCGATATTTTGTCGCCAATCTCAGG from Leptolyngbya sp. KIOST-1 carries:
- a CDS encoding glycosyltransferase family 4 protein gives rise to the protein MAELAQGLSRQGLKVQVFAGQPGYAYDHPLAPQRETINGVVVRRTRTSRLWPQRIRGRAVGGLLYCLRSLVKLLHPARRGDLVLVTTEPPYLPVLAYLLHVLFKQPYLCVVYDLYPEVAVALRVVPATHGLARLWHWLNCLTWRHAEAIVVLSRTMKQRIVDQCPEIGDKISVIHNWADPRLIFPRPKADNWFAHQHGLSQVFTVLYSGNMGRCHDLDTVMATAQTLRHAPVMFVFVGGGAKRQPCADWAQATGLTNCLFLPYQSKADLPYSLTACDLSLVSLVPGVEGLVAPSKLYSSLAAGRPVAAICEDHSYLRSLLSEGGFGRAFSNGDSQGLADFIQALIANPSLGQQMGDRGRSYMQQKFTPEQSALQYLEVVETCLYGPTHTSVVPSPKAATSRL